The DNA segment TACTCTTTAACCATGACACATactatggatcggagggagtattttttAGTGCCTCATCATATGGTTTACTTCTTATGATTCTACTGGGGATTTGGATGTGGCCTGGTTCCAAGTTAAGGGCATCCTTTTGGATAACAGAAATTAAATTGTCCTACTGCCGTGAATGCAGGTAGTTTAGTGAGCAGAACTCTAACTGTTGACAGTTTCAGTTACAAATAGGGAACAAAGATGTTTTACCAGTTCCTCCTGTGGTTGAGATGAATCTGCGGGAGCAGAATAATGCAGGTAGTTTAGTGAGCAGAACTCTAACTATGACATTGAGTTTACAAGAGCAATTCATCAGGTTGGAGCAAGAGCTGAGCTGCTGACTGGGAGCAGAATAATATACGTGCTTCTGATCAGCAGGGTCCTTTTTATCACATATATTTCACAAAACTAAGAGGAATACACTCGTATCATCATCAACAACAATACTGTCAGAGATAACTCTAAATGGTCGTCAGAATCATCGCCATCTTCCTCTCCGTTGTCTTTCCCTTCCCTGACACACAGCCCAGCAGTCTCCACCAGTGACGATGGGGACGAGCACATACTGAGTTACATGTTGACTTGGAGCACTGAAGTTCTCTCACAAAGTACTTCAATATAGGGCAAGCCATGGACAAGATCCTATTCCACACTGCAGAAATACAATATCCCAGGAAGATCTGAGTTGCAGAGGCAATGACAAGGCAAATGAGAACTGAATACAGAGTAACCATGGGGTTTGAGTTCAGCAACCAAGAACACCATTTAACTCTACACTATTCATCCAGAAAGCTTTGTTGCTAACAATTAGCAGCTCCAGTTCCTCAAATATTCTCTAACCTTGTTCATGCAACGGTAATCTGAACAGTTTTCACATGATCCAAGCCTCCTGTAACTCACTGTTTTCACATAATCTGAAACTAAGTGGGTTGTAAGTCCCAAGCTTGGTGTGGAGAGCTCCATGAGCTCATCAAACAGCCTCATCACCGCCACAGCCATTCCATTCTTACACAACCAATAGATCAATGTGCTATTGACGGTGTTAATTAGTTTCAGTAGaagaatttttcagagaagttACAGAGGAAGATTAGTgccatcaaggcatcaacttacTTGAGAAATTTATCCAGAATAAAATGGTCAGTTTTGGGCTTTGAACCGGAGTCTGCACACGACACCTCATGGTTATGTATCTAGCACTGAATTGAGATGCTTGTTCCAAGTATCACTCTTAGTATCTAACACTCTCCCGATAAAGATCTCCCAAGAATCACCATCCAAGAAATCCCCACCACTTAAGGCAGCAGTTTGAACAATTTTGCCAACAATATCGTCGTGTATTGGCTCAGAAAGGCTATCGGCCAAAACTTGGTAAAGAACCTTGCTTGGGGTGCACCCTTTGGTCACCATCTCAGTAAATACTGCGGCCCCTTCATCTGGCTTCCCAATTTTGCAAAATCCCTTGATAAAGGCCTCGTAAGTCATGGCATTTGGCTCGTATCTCCGTTCAACCATGTCATCCCACACCTGCCCAGCCTCTTGCAGCTCCCCATTTTCACACAGTCCGGAAATAAGCGAGTTATAAGTCAGTAGGCTTGGCTTGTACCCCTTCTCGAGCTCATCAAACAGCTTCCTTGCCTCCCGAACCATTCCACTCTTGCATAACCAGTACATCAATGTGTTCATGATTGTGTTATCTGGTGGGACGTTCTTCTTCACCATCCATTTCCACATTTGGTGTGCTTCCTCTGCTTTTCCGTCCTGGCACAGCACATCGACCACCTTGGCAGCCAGTGGTGTGTCAGGCGTGTGTCCTGCCCCAAGCATCTCATGCATTAGATTGCACGCCTCGGC comes from the Triticum urartu cultivar G1812 unplaced genomic scaffold, Tu2.1 TuUngrouped_contig_6979, whole genome shotgun sequence genome and includes:
- the LOC125531349 gene encoding pentatricopeptide repeat-containing protein At5g16420, mitochondrial-like (The sequence of the model RefSeq protein was modified relative to this genomic sequence to represent the inferred CDS: added 247 bases not found in genome assembly), translated to MPGWGIVPDVVTYTTVLSAYCAKEDLKGAQKLFDDIIASGRVPDVTMYTVLINGYCRTGKIQDAARIMDEMEAAGVHPNEVTYSVVIEACCKEGKSAEACNLMHEMLGAGHTPDTPLAAKVVDVLCQDGKAEEAHQMWKWMVKKNVPPDNTIMNTLMYWLCKSGMVREARKLFDELEKGYKPSLLTYNSLISGLCENGELQEAGQVWDDMVERRYEPNAMTYEAFIKGFCKIGKPDEGAAVFTEMVTKGCTPSKVLYQVLADSLSEPIHDDIVGKIVQTAALSGGDFLDGDSWEIFIGRVLDTKSDTWNKHLNSVLDT